The stretch of DNA TTCGGAAAGATAAAAAACCTTTGTTCCTATAATAGTTAAGCCTGCTGCCAAAAGAGTTACGGCTGCTATACTGCCCCAAAGTAAAGGATTTTTTGAGGTCTTATTATTATTTAATGATTGAGGGAAAACAGAGATTTCAGTTTGATACTCTTCTAAAGCAGTAAAAATATCGAATAATTGACTAGAGCTTAATTTGATTTTTTGGTCTAGATGTTGTTGATTTAAATTACCTAGATTTAATTCATGATTGACTAAGTTTAAAGGTTGGAGTTGAGGTTGATTAGTATTGGTAATTGTTTGTGAAGACTGTTTAGTTAATAAAGCCTGGTCAGGAGAGTAATTTTCAACTAAAGATAATTGTAAAAAATTATGTACGTAATTATTGACTACTTCGTAAAGTTGTTCTAATTGATAGAGATCGCCTTGAATAGTAATTTGCTTTTCTGTTGGTAATCTTGGATCATCAAAACTGAGTTTAAATTGTAAGTTTTTTAAAAAATTGTGATTATTCCAACGATAAAAAAGTGAATTTTCTGCCCAAATTTCTAAGGTACAAGTAGGCGGAGTAAAACGGCGAATAATTTTGTGTGAAGAGAACATAAATATTTACCTAAACAAAATTAATTACTCTAAATAATAGTTGGATTGAAAAAATTATCTTTTACCTCACTTGATTCATTAATTTAATCAACAGTTATTTGGGGTTATTTTAAATAATTAAGAAGAACTTTCTAAGATTGCCAACCAAAGTAAACGATGACCATTATTTCCACTATAAAACAACAAATCAATTAAGAGTTTTAATGCGAGTTGATACAAAATTGTGGAAGTCATTGCTTGCTCTTGTGTCATTCTAGTTTGATAAGTATTAATGAATTTATCGAGATAATCTCCTAACAAAGCAGTGTGATGGGGTTCTTGATTTTGTTCTGTAACTTGTTCGAGTAAATTAACTGCTCGACGTAATAATTCTTGATTTTGTTTGGCTAAATAAGCAATAATTAAAACTAACGCTCGCGCTTCTTCGACATCGAGTTTTTTTCGTCCTCCTGAACTTTTTCGCAAAGGATTAGATTGACGTAATCGCCACAATTCTACTCGGTCGGCGATGGTTGATTCTAAATTAAGCTCTTTAGCTGCTTGTAACATTGCTTCAGAACTCAGATTAGCGATCGCTTCTAAAGATAATAAGATTAAGTCTAGATGAGCTTTAATATTATCTAGTTGATTGAGATCGGGACTTTTAAGCAGAGTCAATTCTTGCCAAGAAGATGCTGCCAAAGATGTTTTAGGAGTAAAACCCATAGTTTAGGCTATCAAAATGAATCGAGGACAGATCACTTCCTCTTGTATCCAATTTAACTTTTTACTTAAAAATTGTGATTGGATCGCCCCAATTTAATTGTAAGTTTTTCTGAGCATTTCCTCTATTAACGGCAATTTCCAGCCAATTGTGACTACCAACTAACGCAATAGCTTCACCCTGTTTTACCTGACTATAAGTCGTAGCGATCGCAATGATTGTATCTTTTACTTTTACTAACCAAGATGGGTTAACCATTTCTTCTGGAATATTAGTAATCAAATTCCCAAAGTGGTCTATATATTGAATACAACCAGTAATAGAAGTTTCCGTAATCTGTAATTGTTGAAGAGGTAAACTCACCAAACTAGCTGGTTCAATCGACTGTCCAATTTGACTCAAAGCAACACCACTAGCTAAATGCGCTCCCACCGGGGCAAAAATATCTCGTCCATGAAAAGTTTGACTAGGGTGACTACTCAACCAATAATCAGAATTAGTTAATTCTACTGCTGCTAAAATAGGATACTGACTTAAAATTCCACTAAATAAACCATTATCAGGACCAACCAACCAACCTCCTGCCAACTCAATGGCGACACCTCTGCGATCGCTTCCTACACCAGGATCAACCACTGCAACGTGAACTGTTCCCTCTGGAAAATAACTATACGCATTTAGTAAACAAAATCTTCCAGCAGCAAGATTCTGAGGGGGAATTTCATGAGTAAGATCGACTACCTGTAAGTCTGGATTGATCCGTGCAATCACTCCTTTCATTACTCCGACATACACATCTTGCCAGCCAAAATCGGTTAATAAAGTTAACACACTGGACATACAATAATTTGTTAAATTTTTAGTTACAAAATATACTAAACAAACAAAAAATGTTATTCTCTAATAGCATTGCATACAACAATTATTTATAAAAAAGAGTACACTATGAACAAAAACCGTCAGGAAATCTTAAAACAAGCTGCTTCGATTCATCGCGAAAGCCTTCGTAAAAGTTTAGAACATCGTTTAGAAATCGCTAGAGCTAATGGTGATGACAGACTTGTTAGACAACTTGAGGCAGAAGCTAGCTATTTACACATGAATTAAAATTTTAAATTAATGAATAAACTAAATGGTGGGGTTGAATTGATGTTCTCCCCACTATTGTGGTATTTGAGTAATAGTAATATTTAAAACTGCTAATTTTCTGATTCAGTGGATGAAGTAGATTTAACCAGTGGAACTTGAGCAACTTCTTCTAATCCAACCGATGTGAGCAATTCTTTCCAGGTTTGTGCTAAATTCTTGTCCTCTGGTTGTGCTACTACCGATTGAGCTAGAGTGGTGATCGTTTCGTGCCAAATACCTGCTTTACCATACAGAACAGCACTTTCTAAAGAATTAGCATCTTTTAAACTTTGACCTAGAATCGATTCTAGTTTTACTCTTTTTATTTTCCCTTGTACCATCGGATTATCTGATTGTAGTCGATTATTACACATAATGGCTAATGACCACTTGTAAGTTTTGCCTATTTCTAAAGGTGGTGATTTTTTAGGAAAAGTAAGGCTAATAATTCCAGATTTACCATTAAGTGAAATAACAGTTTGATAATAACTTTCACTATCTTCATCGTGCCAACTAAAAAAAACTTTTTGGGCAGAGGTTTTTGGTAAGTAAAATAACAAGGTAGGATGGGCAGCAATAGTTAATCCTTGATTAGTAATTGGCAATAAAGGTGTAAATGGAACAGCAACATTTTCTGTCTGTTCTAAGCATTGTCCATTGTTACGAGTTGCACCTTTGATAGTTGTTTGAGGTTTATTTTCTGCTGGAGGAGTAAAAATAACTTTTAGTCTGGTTGAAGTTTGAGCCTGAGTTTGGTTACACCAATAAGAAGTAGCAAAAATAGTTAAAGCAAAAAAAGTAAATAAAGATTTTATTTTAAATAAATAATTAAACTGATCAACTCTCATGTTTAGTAGTAAATTAAAATTTATATTTGCTTTAATTCTAAGCTTCAAACCAAAAATTAATCATAAATTGAATGTAATATTATGATAAAATTTTTCTTAATTTTGCTTTAAAAAATATTTCAAGTTATCCGTAAATATATTGAGTAAATTAAAAAGTTTTATTTAATACAATCATGTCTAATATTCACAAACAATTTCCTGCCAAAACAAAAAGAACTGAATCAAAAAGATGCTTAAAATCCTTGGAATAAAGCAAGGTTAATTGAGTTTTTCACAAACAAGGCAATTTGATTCCGCTCTTTAAGTAGCTCCGCTCCATTTAATTAAACATTAAATAATCTTGATTTGGAGACTTACAGATATAGCGTGCGAAACACACAGAGTTTCCTCCGGAAGTGTAATCGCGTAAGACGGGGTTTGGGGAAATTAGTTTAACGTTTAATTAGGTTGACCCCAAAAATAGGTTACAAGCCTCCTCTTATAAGGAGGAAAATCTCAATATAGCGATTGGATATGGCGAGGTTTACGTCGCCGTCCCTCGCTATCAAAAATATTTCTGATTGCAATTCTTGTGACTTTTAGGCATTAGTAACTAATAACTGCACAGACGTAATATGTTACGTCTCTACTGGTAACTGAGATGACTGAAATACTTTCTATTACACATAAAAGTTAAGTAAAATTAGCTTATTATTAAGTTTGTATGAACAAAAATAGATTTGATTGATAGAAATAAAAATTTTAGATAAAGAAGCTTGAAAACGCTGGACAAAAAAAATTAGTATATATATTATTTAAATCACGGTTTTTTATTAATTTAAAAATGTTTTAAATATAATTGATATTTTAATCAGTTGGGGTTTCAATAAAAAAGAATTTTATCAACCCTCAATAAAATATTGTTTCAATATAATTTTTATCTAAAATAACTATTACAAAATTGATTGGAATTAAAGATTAATTTCAAATTTTTATTAATCAAACAAACCAAAGTGAATTATGGTAAATCATCAACCCTCTGTCAGTATCGGTATACCTGTTTATAATGGCGAAAATTACTTAAGTAAAGCCTTAGATTCATTATTAAATCAAACTTTTACAGATTTTGAATTAATTATTTCTGATAATGCTTCAAGCGATCGCACTCAAGAAATTTGCTTAGAATATTCAGCTAAAGATGCTCGGATTCGTTACTATCGTAATGATTCTAATTTAGGTGCAGCAGACAACTACAATCGAGTTTTTGAATTATCATCAGGAAAGTATTTTAAATGGGCTGCCCATGATGATACTTGCGCCCCAGATTATTTAGAAAAGTGTGTTGAAATATTAGAAAAAAGTCCTGATGTAGTGTTAGCTTACCCTAAAGCTTATTTGATTAACGAACAAGACCAAATAACTGGAATTTATACAGAAAACATTCCTATTACAGCAAATAAACCTCATCAACGTTTATATCAATTATTAGAAACCTATGGTTGGTTTCACGGAACTCAAGCTTTTGGATTATTCAGACGCAGTGAATTAGCAAAAACTGTCCTAATCGGTAAATATCCCCAAGCAGATCGAGTTTTACTAGCAGAAGTTGCTCTTTTAGGTAAATTTGCTGAAATTCCTGAATATCTCTTTAATCGTCGTAATCATCCTAAGATTTCACAAAGAGCTAACCCCAATGATGAATCTCTTTCAGTTTGGTATGACCCCAAAAATAAAGGCAAAATTATTCTTCCTCAATGGAAACGCTATAGTGAATATTTTCATATCATTTCCAGAACTAAGTTAAGTTGGGATGAGAAAATACTTGCTTATCTGCAACTATCAAGACGGATGTGTTTATCACCAGGTTTTAGAAAAAGAGTAAATAGTATTAAAGAAGATTTAAGTAAAGCTACCAAGTTATTTGTAATGAATCTGTCTAGAACTAATTTAACTTCATCAAACTCACGTTAATTAAGTTTTGATCTTGAAAACAGAATGGGCTGAAATAATTTCAGCCTATTTAATATGTTGGCTAAAACTTTAAGAAAAAAAATAGTATCGAACTTAAGTAGAATTTGTCTCGGTTACTGTAACACCTTTGTAAACTACTCATTGCTTTTGTTAATAAGTAGACTGAGATATCTTTTGGGAAAACAGATGAAATATTTTAAAACTGTTGCAAGTAATTCAGTAGCTTGGTGGGCAAATTTATTTGCGATCGCGGGATTTTTGTCGGTAATTATTCCTACTTTATTTCCTTATGATTTTTTCTTTCAGGAAGTCGCCCAACAATTGAGTTTTGATTATCTGCGATCGCGGATGACAAGACCAGATGATTTTAATGATTTAATTGCCAATATTTTTTTATTTATTCCTTTCGGTTTTGGCATTACTTGTTTAACCAAAAAATTCAAACTAAAAGTCTTAACAGCTTTTTCTGTAGTTTTGATATCAAGTTTTACTCTTTCTGTTTTAGTTGAAATTTGCCAAATTTTCTTACCAAATCGTAACCCAACTTATGTAGATATCTTGATGAATAGTTTGGGTGGGTTGGTTGGTTTTTTTGTGTTTAAGTTTTTAGGGATTTTAATTATTAATTTTTTAACTTATATCTTTATTAAATTAAAAACTTGGAAATTGATTCCTAGTTTAATTATTATTATTTTTTTGATATATTTTTATTTAGCTTGTTTATTATCTTATCATTGGCAAGGAATGGTGAAACTTTGGGATTTAAGTAATTGGAATTCTAATTATCCTTTAGCTTTGGGCAATGAAATTACAGGAAAAAGACCTTGGAATGGGCAAATTTTTGAATTTTGTGTTTCCGATCAATCTCTTGACAAACAAGAAATAGCTGAAATTTTGCAGCAACCAACTTTTTGTAATTCAAAAATTGATTCTTTAATTGCTTCTTATATTTTAACTAGTCAAAGTAATTATCAAAATCTCAAAGAAAATACTTCCGATTTAGTTTGGCAGGAAAAAGTTGTTAATCAAAATCCTGAAAGATGGCTACAAACAAAAACCAATGCTGCATTCATTAACGAAAAATTACGTAATAGTTCCCAATTCATTATCATGACAACTCTGGCTAGTAGCGATCGCGATCAAACGGGACCAGCTAGAATTATTTCTCTTTCTCAAGACTCTTTTAATCGCAATTTAACTATTGGACAGTGGCATAATCATCTTAGTTTACGATTAAGAACTCCTTTAACTAAAAAAAATGGAACTAGACCAGAACTGATCATTCCAAATGTTTTTAAAGATACACAAACTCATCGTTTAATTATTGATTATAATCAGCAAGCTTTATCAGTATATATAGATGATTTATTTCATAAATATACTTTTAAATTTTCTCCTGAAGCTACACTCTTTTGGTATTTATCTCCTTCTTTTAGTTCGCTGATTCATTTAACTATTACTAATAGTCGATTTTATCAGCTGTTATACTACGGATTAATTTTTATTCCTTTGGGTATTTTAGCGAGATACATTTGCTTCAGTTACCAGCAAAAATGGTTTTTCTTGATTGTGATGATTGGGGGGTTGAATATTATTCCTGCTTTTTTATTTGAAGCAATGATGGCAATCGCTAATGAGGGAAATTTTAACAACGGAAATCTAGTACTTGGCAGTCTATTAAGTCTAGCTTGTCAAAAAGTAAAGCGTTAAATTAAATAAATCAATTGAGAGTAATAAAAGTTGGCTCTGACAGTGATGAATGTTTGAGCCTTAATTAGTTTGCTTTGCGATCGCAAACTTTAAGTTAACAAATAAAGATTTTAAGATTTTGCTAGTTTCTAATTACAACTAAGAGTTAGTAGTAAGCTTTAACTTTATCTTTTTTTTGCAAACATTTAAAGTGATTGTAAATATAGACGAAAACACTAGACGAAAACAAAACAATTATGCGATATTTCATTTAACGTAAGATTTTTTTTTACGCCTAATGAATAAACACAAGGCTATCAAAAATTTTTTTTAAGATTAGCCTTTAATTTATCGACACAAAAAAGTAACAAATAAATGCTTTTTATGATTTAAAAAGTGATTTTAATAGTTTAATCTTAATGCTTGATAAGCATGGTCTAGCTAAATTTTTAATCCATTTAATTCAACTCAACTAAATATACATCAACTTTTTCAAGATTTAAACTGACAATAAAAAAGTCTAAATTCTTGTGAATATCAGAATGAATATTTATAGTTGCGACAAATATTTAAATCAAAAATACTAAATAAAAAAAACTTGTGAAAATAGCCTTAGTAAATCAACCCTGGGATAGTGTTACTCCTCCAGTTCAGTCTGGTT from Stanieria cyanosphaera PCC 7437 encodes:
- the pirA gene encoding arginine synthesis PII-interacting regulator PirA, which translates into the protein MNKNRQEILKQAASIHRESLRKSLEHRLEIARANGDDRLVRQLEAEASYLHMN
- a CDS encoding DUF928 domain-containing protein, whose product is MRVDQFNYLFKIKSLFTFFALTIFATSYWCNQTQAQTSTRLKVIFTPPAENKPQTTIKGATRNNGQCLEQTENVAVPFTPLLPITNQGLTIAAHPTLLFYLPKTSAQKVFFSWHDEDSESYYQTVISLNGKSGIISLTFPKKSPPLEIGKTYKWSLAIMCNNRLQSDNPMVQGKIKRVKLESILGQSLKDANSLESAVLYGKAGIWHETITTLAQSVVAQPEDKNLAQTWKELLTSVGLEEVAQVPLVKSTSSTESEN
- a CDS encoding SAM hydrolase/SAM-dependent halogenase family protein; the encoded protein is MSSVLTLLTDFGWQDVYVGVMKGVIARINPDLQVVDLTHEIPPQNLAAGRFCLLNAYSYFPEGTVHVAVVDPGVGSDRRGVAIELAGGWLVGPDNGLFSGILSQYPILAAVELTNSDYWLSSHPSQTFHGRDIFAPVGAHLASGVALSQIGQSIEPASLVSLPLQQLQITETSITGCIQYIDHFGNLITNIPEEMVNPSWLVKVKDTIIAIATTYSQVKQGEAIALVGSHNWLEIAVNRGNAQKNLQLNWGDPITIFK
- a CDS encoding glycosyltransferase family 2 protein, with the protein product MVNHQPSVSIGIPVYNGENYLSKALDSLLNQTFTDFELIISDNASSDRTQEICLEYSAKDARIRYYRNDSNLGAADNYNRVFELSSGKYFKWAAHDDTCAPDYLEKCVEILEKSPDVVLAYPKAYLINEQDQITGIYTENIPITANKPHQRLYQLLETYGWFHGTQAFGLFRRSELAKTVLIGKYPQADRVLLAEVALLGKFAEIPEYLFNRRNHPKISQRANPNDESLSVWYDPKNKGKIILPQWKRYSEYFHIISRTKLSWDEKILAYLQLSRRMCLSPGFRKRVNSIKEDLSKATKLFVMNLSRTNLTSSNSR
- a CDS encoding VanZ family protein, whose translation is MKYFKTVASNSVAWWANLFAIAGFLSVIIPTLFPYDFFFQEVAQQLSFDYLRSRMTRPDDFNDLIANIFLFIPFGFGITCLTKKFKLKVLTAFSVVLISSFTLSVLVEICQIFLPNRNPTYVDILMNSLGGLVGFFVFKFLGILIINFLTYIFIKLKTWKLIPSLIIIIFLIYFYLACLLSYHWQGMVKLWDLSNWNSNYPLALGNEITGKRPWNGQIFEFCVSDQSLDKQEIAEILQQPTFCNSKIDSLIASYILTSQSNYQNLKENTSDLVWQEKVVNQNPERWLQTKTNAAFINEKLRNSSQFIIMTTLASSDRDQTGPARIISLSQDSFNRNLTIGQWHNHLSLRLRTPLTKKNGTRPELIIPNVFKDTQTHRLIIDYNQQALSVYIDDLFHKYTFKFSPEATLFWYLSPSFSSLIHLTITNSRFYQLLYYGLIFIPLGILARYICFSYQQKWFFLIVMIGGLNIIPAFLFEAMMAIANEGNFNNGNLVLGSLLSLACQKVKR
- a CDS encoding DUF3038 domain-containing protein, whose protein sequence is MGFTPKTSLAASSWQELTLLKSPDLNQLDNIKAHLDLILLSLEAIANLSSEAMLQAAKELNLESTIADRVELWRLRQSNPLRKSSGGRKKLDVEEARALVLIIAYLAKQNQELLRRAVNLLEQVTEQNQEPHHTALLGDYLDKFINTYQTRMTQEQAMTSTILYQLALKLLIDLLFYSGNNGHRLLWLAILESSS